The proteins below are encoded in one region of Marinobacter sp. F4206:
- the asd gene encoding archaetidylserine decarboxylase (Phosphatidylserine decarboxylase is synthesized as a single chain precursor. Generation of the pyruvoyl active site from a Ser is coupled to cleavage of a Gly-Ser bond between the larger (beta) and smaller (alpha chains). It is an integral membrane protein.), which yields MFDKLFVLSQYVTPQLAVSRVAGRLADNDRTPALKNRVIKWFIGRYGVNMNEAAEPDPTAYPSFNAFFTRALKPGLRPLAGGEETLVSPVDGAISQLGQVSGDRVFQAKGQSFSLTELLGGDPQRAEPFEEGEFSTIYLSPKDYHRIHMPMAGTLREMVYIPGKLFSVNPVTAENVPNLFARNERVACIFDTDAGPMALVLVGAMIVGSVETVWSGVVAPGNGLVTSTRYQGEQARTFARGEEMGRFRLGSTVVMVMPKGSVTWNEDQVAGKTVRMGEAFGTQA from the coding sequence ATGTTCGACAAGCTGTTTGTTCTGAGCCAGTACGTTACTCCGCAGCTGGCGGTTTCCCGCGTTGCCGGCCGGCTGGCGGATAATGATCGTACCCCGGCGCTCAAGAATCGCGTGATTAAATGGTTTATCGGCCGCTATGGCGTAAACATGAATGAAGCCGCCGAGCCGGATCCCACGGCGTACCCCAGCTTCAATGCGTTCTTTACGCGCGCCCTGAAACCCGGACTTCGACCACTGGCCGGAGGCGAAGAAACGCTGGTCAGCCCGGTGGATGGGGCCATCAGCCAGCTTGGCCAAGTCAGTGGCGACCGGGTCTTCCAGGCCAAAGGGCAATCGTTCAGCCTGACCGAACTGCTGGGCGGCGATCCGCAGCGGGCAGAGCCCTTCGAAGAAGGTGAGTTCTCCACCATCTATCTCTCACCCAAGGATTATCATCGGATTCATATGCCCATGGCCGGCACTCTTCGGGAGATGGTCTACATTCCGGGCAAGCTGTTCTCGGTGAATCCGGTAACGGCCGAGAACGTCCCGAACCTGTTTGCCCGTAACGAGCGGGTTGCCTGCATCTTTGACACTGACGCCGGCCCCATGGCCCTGGTGCTGGTGGGCGCCATGATTGTGGGCAGCGTAGAGACGGTATGGTCTGGCGTGGTAGCCCCCGGAAACGGCCTGGTCACCAGCACCCGTTACCAGGGAGAGCAGGCCAGAACGTTTGCCCGGGGCGAAGAGATGGGGCGATTCCGCCTGGGCTCAACGGTTGTGATGGTGATGCCCAAAGGTTCAGTGACCTGGAATGAGGACCAGGTTGCGGGCAAGACTGTGCGTATGGGCGAGGCGTTTGGCACGCAAGCCTGA
- the efp gene encoding elongation factor P produces the protein MASYSTNEFRSGLKVLLDGDPCIMLDNEFVKPGKGQAFNRVKLRNLMTNRVWERTFKSGESLEAADVLDQDMEYLYTDGEFWHFMLTDGSFEQYPADAKAVGDTVKWLKEQDVYTVTLYNGAPLTVTPPNFVELEVVDTDPGMKGDTAQGGSKPATLSTGAVVNVPLFITIGEVLKVDTRSGEYVSRVKSS, from the coding sequence ATGGCTTCATATTCTACCAACGAATTCCGCAGCGGTCTTAAGGTTTTGCTGGATGGCGACCCCTGTATCATGCTCGATAACGAATTCGTCAAACCGGGGAAGGGGCAGGCCTTTAACCGGGTAAAACTGCGGAATCTCATGACGAACCGGGTCTGGGAGCGCACCTTCAAGTCAGGTGAGAGCCTGGAAGCCGCGGACGTTCTCGACCAGGACATGGAATACCTTTACACCGATGGTGAGTTCTGGCATTTCATGCTCACCGATGGTTCGTTTGAGCAGTATCCGGCAGACGCCAAGGCAGTTGGCGATACCGTCAAGTGGCTCAAGGAGCAGGATGTCTACACCGTTACTCTTTACAACGGTGCCCCGCTGACGGTCACGCCGCCGAACTTTGTCGAGTTGGAAGTGGTGGATACCGATCCGGGTATGAAGGGTGATACCGCGCAGGGTGGCTCCAAGCCGGCGACACTTTCTACCGGTGCCGTGGTCAACGTTCCCTTGTTCATCACCATCGGGGAAGTGCTCAAGGTCGACACCCGTTCCGGCGAGTATGTCAGCCGCGTAAAGAGCAGCTGA
- the epmA gene encoding EF-P lysine aminoacylase EpmA, with translation MTEQPVWQPSASQAALKSRAQQLAFVRGFFAEREVMEVETPVLAQQGVTDLNLEGVFADVSAMGRRGGWLQTSPEYHMKRLLAAGSGSIYQISKVFRNGERGRRHNPEFSLLEWYRVGFDDRGLMEEVSDLVCGWLGCSRPRLLSYRDAMMAWAHLDPFEISDRDLAHRCEQWLAPEQVAGLGRDGCLDLVMSFAVEPNLGRSAPEFITGYPSSQAALARVSQVDGHNVAHRFELYVDGLELCNGYWELADAEEQRRRFEMDNLLRRQAEKPEMDVDEAFLAAMNAGLPDCAGVALGLDRLLMLKLGTRNIADVLSFPFERA, from the coding sequence ATGACTGAGCAACCTGTCTGGCAGCCTTCTGCCTCGCAGGCCGCCCTGAAAAGCCGTGCACAACAATTGGCGTTTGTGCGCGGCTTTTTTGCTGAACGGGAGGTCATGGAGGTGGAGACACCGGTTCTTGCACAACAGGGTGTCACCGATCTGAATCTCGAGGGCGTGTTTGCCGATGTGTCGGCCATGGGGCGCCGGGGAGGCTGGCTGCAGACTTCGCCCGAGTACCATATGAAGCGGCTCCTGGCCGCAGGCTCGGGGTCGATCTACCAGATTTCAAAAGTGTTCCGGAACGGGGAGCGGGGGCGGCGCCACAATCCGGAATTCTCTCTGCTCGAATGGTATCGGGTCGGATTCGACGATCGCGGGCTGATGGAGGAAGTGTCTGACCTGGTCTGCGGTTGGCTTGGATGCTCGCGGCCCCGTCTTTTGTCCTACCGTGACGCCATGATGGCATGGGCGCACCTGGACCCGTTCGAGATCAGTGATCGTGATCTGGCCCATCGCTGTGAGCAGTGGCTGGCGCCGGAGCAAGTGGCTGGACTGGGGCGGGATGGCTGCCTTGATCTGGTGATGAGCTTTGCTGTGGAGCCCAACCTCGGTCGGAGCGCGCCAGAGTTCATAACCGGTTACCCGTCGTCACAGGCGGCCCTTGCCAGGGTGTCGCAAGTGGACGGGCACAACGTGGCCCATCGCTTCGAGCTTTACGTTGACGGGCTGGAGTTATGCAATGGCTACTGGGAATTGGCGGATGCCGAAGAGCAGCGCCGACGCTTCGAGATGGATAATCTGCTTCGCAGGCAGGCGGAGAAACCGGAGATGGATGTGGACGAAGCTTTCCTGGCGGCAATGAACGCCGGTTTGCCCGACTGTGCCGGTGTTGCACTCGGCCTTGACCGTCTGCTGATGCTCAAGCTGGGTACCCGGAATATCGCCGACGTACTCAGCTTTCCGTTTGAGCGGGCTTAG
- the epmB gene encoding EF-P beta-lysylation protein EpmB yields MIQRTPTRIEAHLAEDHRSWQQLLSESITSPEILLERLELSPERWLAGARAGHELFPVRVPKPFLDRMRKGDPDDPLLKQVLPMDQESLSVPGFLRDPLEEGDAMQTTGLIRKYRSRALLMVTGQCAINCRYCFRRHFPYEDQRLSPDDRQQVLDTLSASPEVNEVILSGGDPLAVNDRLLAQWAADLSAIPHIRRLRLHTRLPVVIPQRVCDALLKWLAETPAQVIMVLHVNHPAEIDDATRKALARLRAAGVTLLNQSVILRGVNDNANVLETLSETLFDAGVMPYYLHAFDPVEGAHHYDVADEEARGLVRTLLTRLPGFLVPKLVREVPGREGKSPINLFP; encoded by the coding sequence ATGATACAGCGAACCCCCACCCGTATAGAAGCCCACCTTGCCGAAGACCACCGAAGCTGGCAGCAACTGCTCTCGGAGTCGATCACGTCGCCGGAGATCTTGTTGGAACGGCTGGAGCTTTCACCCGAGCGTTGGCTGGCGGGCGCCAGGGCCGGGCACGAGCTTTTCCCCGTGAGGGTACCGAAGCCCTTTCTGGATCGGATGCGCAAAGGCGACCCAGACGACCCGCTGCTGAAACAGGTATTACCGATGGATCAGGAGAGCCTGAGCGTTCCGGGATTCCTGCGCGACCCACTGGAAGAAGGCGACGCCATGCAGACGACTGGCCTGATCCGCAAGTATCGCAGTCGTGCCCTGCTCATGGTTACCGGGCAGTGCGCGATCAACTGCCGTTACTGCTTTCGCCGTCATTTTCCTTATGAGGACCAGCGACTGAGCCCTGACGACCGGCAACAGGTACTGGACACGCTTTCTGCAAGCCCGGAAGTCAATGAAGTCATTCTCAGCGGGGGTGACCCGCTCGCGGTCAACGACCGCCTCCTGGCACAGTGGGCAGCCGACCTCAGCGCCATCCCGCACATACGCCGACTGCGCCTTCATACCCGGCTGCCGGTGGTGATACCGCAGCGGGTGTGCGACGCCTTGCTGAAGTGGCTGGCCGAAACGCCTGCCCAGGTGATCATGGTACTGCACGTCAACCACCCGGCAGAGATCGACGACGCAACCCGAAAGGCGCTGGCCCGACTTCGTGCAGCCGGCGTTACGCTGCTGAACCAGAGCGTGATCCTGCGCGGCGTGAACGACAACGCCAACGTGCTGGAGACGCTCAGTGAAACCCTGTTTGACGCCGGTGTTATGCCTTACTATCTCCACGCCTTCGACCCGGTTGAGGGGGCACATCACTACGATGTCGCTGACGAGGAAGCGCGAGGCCTCGTGCGAACATTACTGACACGCCTACCCGGATTTCTGGTACCGAAGCTGGTTAGAGAGGTCCCGGGGCGGGAAGGTAAGTCTCCTATCAATCTGTTCCCGTGA
- the serB gene encoding phosphoserine phosphatase SerB produces the protein MSELVLINVSGRDKPGLTSEITGIMGQYEVRILDIGQAVIHDHLTWGILIEIPDESKSSPVIRDLLFRLHALDLQVRFAPISVEEYQSWAEGRNRACYIVTLLSRDIKAEQIARVSAITARHGLNIDNISRLSARPSLNPSENRIACVEFSVRGTPSDLETLRADFLHIAGEMNVDIAFQEDSIFRRNRRLVVFDMDSTLIDAEVIDELALEAGVGEQVAEITERAMQGELDFSQSFAERLALLKGLDESVLEGIASRLRMTEGAEHLIKSLKALGYRTAILSGGFTYFARHLQSKLGIDYVYANELEIENGKVTGRVSGQIVDGNRKAELLLEIAEKEHISREQVIAVGDGANDLPMLSQAGLGVAFRAKPLVKESARHSISTLGLDAILYLIGFRESETNQGLERAGF, from the coding sequence GTGAGTGAGCTGGTACTTATCAACGTATCCGGCCGTGACAAGCCGGGACTTACCTCGGAGATCACCGGGATCATGGGCCAGTATGAGGTTCGGATTCTCGATATCGGCCAGGCGGTCATTCACGATCATCTGACCTGGGGCATCCTGATCGAGATTCCGGACGAGTCAAAGTCCTCGCCAGTGATCCGCGATCTCTTGTTTCGGCTCCATGCGCTCGATCTTCAGGTTCGGTTCGCTCCGATTTCGGTCGAGGAGTACCAGTCCTGGGCCGAAGGACGCAACCGGGCCTGTTACATCGTCACTCTGCTGTCCCGGGACATCAAGGCCGAGCAGATTGCCCGGGTGTCGGCGATCACTGCGCGGCACGGACTCAACATTGACAACATCTCCCGCCTGTCTGCCCGCCCGTCGCTGAATCCGTCGGAAAACCGCATTGCCTGCGTGGAATTCTCAGTGCGTGGCACCCCTTCCGATCTGGAAACGCTCCGGGCGGATTTCCTGCATATTGCCGGCGAGATGAATGTGGACATTGCCTTCCAGGAAGACTCCATATTCCGTCGGAACCGTCGGCTGGTGGTCTTTGATATGGACTCCACGCTGATTGACGCCGAGGTTATTGATGAACTGGCCCTCGAAGCGGGCGTCGGCGAGCAGGTTGCCGAGATTACCGAGCGCGCCATGCAGGGAGAGCTGGATTTCAGCCAGAGTTTTGCCGAGCGCCTGGCACTCCTCAAGGGTCTGGATGAGTCCGTGCTTGAGGGGATTGCCAGTCGTCTGCGGATGACCGAAGGGGCGGAGCATCTGATCAAGAGCCTGAAGGCGTTGGGCTACCGCACAGCCATCCTGTCCGGCGGATTTACCTATTTTGCCCGTCATCTCCAGAGCAAGTTGGGTATCGACTACGTCTACGCCAACGAACTGGAAATCGAGAACGGCAAGGTTACCGGTCGTGTCTCGGGGCAGATTGTTGATGGCAATCGAAAAGCCGAATTGTTGCTTGAGATCGCGGAGAAGGAGCACATTTCCCGTGAGCAGGTCATCGCCGTCGGCGATGGCGCCAACGATCTGCCCATGTTGAGCCAGGCCGGGTTGGGTGTGGCGTTTCGTGCCAAGCCGCTGGTCAAGGAATCTGCGCGCCACTCCATTTCGACACTGGGGCTGGATGCAATTCTGTACCTGATCGGTTTCCGGGAAAGTGAAACCAACCAGGGGCTGGAGCGGGCCGGCTTTTAG
- a CDS encoding GTPase, giving the protein MEGMILKPDLRVPEQKTASLSFCDTTPKAFRGWVSQLPMANIGEVSRQLYHAIIELNHLFIAPQQRLQYLELIREKIHFVCNELSRHYLGMAVALPEKQRKIANLSQALQLHLASGYKLCVLEFLDNGGIERNRKQVAIAVHRAISELAATIVRSHQLYCPSPAQSWLECHRLFRFGHRNKLASIGVDDDTLLHRRASTVADAYKRILLLGCARPNQLRQSELLHVYELFEAWSDHTRCGPDTGEDSLFVVNMERDNPPIYRSLLDHQPGEESFGFDTRDLSAMLLEVLHARRNHSAGDSGLHVPGKVSDTLLTHLSQALGILAKRNFNRIASQGTLEVCVGLTAAHYFIAGEKTFTEFVNGNDNGHQDEENLFVRNARQKQDAWAGAHDAGPSDDGFHSSDTPINFRGNYGTASTQFADRNRPKSHHALLINTSPGGYCVAWESNVPASLQAGEILGVREQSSHPWSVAVVRWIRQIKHQGTQVGIELLAPSAAPCGVRLIQKVGNSSEYLRGLLLPEISVVNQSATLITPRLPFQSGSRISLLHDGREDQGQLSKKVSSTGSISQFELKLQNAAALTPTRQATSSAASEDEFDSLWPSL; this is encoded by the coding sequence ATGGAAGGCATGATCCTGAAACCAGATCTCCGAGTCCCTGAACAAAAGACAGCCAGCCTGTCGTTCTGCGATACCACGCCCAAAGCATTTCGGGGGTGGGTAAGCCAGCTGCCCATGGCGAACATCGGAGAGGTCTCGCGCCAGCTCTATCACGCAATCATCGAGCTCAACCATCTCTTCATCGCGCCGCAGCAACGCCTGCAGTATCTGGAACTGATTCGCGAAAAGATTCACTTCGTCTGTAACGAGCTCTCCCGCCACTATCTGGGCATGGCTGTGGCCCTGCCGGAAAAACAACGCAAGATTGCCAATCTGTCCCAGGCACTGCAGCTGCATCTGGCCTCCGGTTACAAACTCTGCGTCCTGGAATTTCTCGACAACGGCGGCATAGAGCGCAACCGAAAGCAGGTTGCCATCGCGGTACACCGGGCTATTTCCGAACTGGCGGCGACCATTGTACGTTCCCATCAGCTTTACTGCCCCAGCCCGGCACAAAGCTGGCTTGAGTGCCACCGCCTGTTCCGCTTTGGCCACCGCAACAAACTGGCCTCCATTGGCGTCGACGACGACACGTTGCTGCATCGCCGAGCCAGTACCGTGGCCGATGCCTACAAGCGGATTCTTCTGTTGGGATGCGCCCGCCCCAACCAGCTTCGCCAGTCAGAACTGCTCCACGTTTACGAGCTTTTCGAGGCCTGGAGTGATCACACCCGCTGCGGCCCCGACACCGGAGAAGACAGCCTGTTCGTGGTCAACATGGAGCGGGACAACCCGCCCATCTATCGCAGCCTGCTCGACCATCAGCCCGGAGAAGAAAGCTTCGGGTTTGATACCCGGGATTTGTCAGCCATGTTACTGGAGGTACTGCACGCCCGACGCAATCACAGCGCGGGCGATAGCGGCCTGCACGTCCCTGGCAAGGTCAGCGATACCCTGTTGACCCATCTGAGCCAGGCTCTGGGCATCCTGGCCAAACGCAATTTCAACCGGATTGCCAGCCAGGGCACGCTGGAGGTCTGCGTTGGCCTCACCGCTGCGCATTATTTCATCGCCGGCGAGAAAACCTTCACCGAGTTCGTGAACGGTAACGACAACGGCCACCAGGACGAAGAGAACCTGTTCGTGCGCAATGCCCGCCAAAAACAGGACGCCTGGGCCGGCGCCCACGATGCCGGGCCAAGCGACGATGGCTTTCACTCCTCGGATACGCCCATCAACTTCCGGGGCAACTACGGCACTGCTTCGACACAGTTTGCCGACAGAAATCGACCGAAATCGCACCACGCCCTACTCATCAACACCAGCCCGGGCGGCTACTGCGTTGCCTGGGAAAGCAATGTGCCAGCGTCCCTGCAGGCCGGAGAGATTCTGGGCGTGCGGGAACAGAGTTCGCACCCCTGGAGCGTGGCGGTTGTTCGCTGGATTCGCCAGATCAAGCATCAGGGGACCCAGGTCGGAATCGAACTGCTGGCGCCAAGCGCCGCCCCCTGCGGCGTACGTCTGATCCAGAAGGTGGGCAACAGCAGCGAATACCTCCGGGGTCTGCTGCTTCCCGAGATCAGCGTGGTCAACCAGTCAGCAACCCTGATCACGCCCCGACTTCCGTTCCAGTCGGGCAGCCGCATCTCGCTTCTGCACGACGGCCGGGAAGACCAGGGACAGCTGTCCAAAAAAGTATCGTCGACGGGCAGCATCAGTCAGTTTGAGCTGAAACTGCAGAATGCTGCCGCACTCACGCCGACCCGCCAGGCGACATCGTCCGCGGCTAGCGAGGACGAGTTCGACTCACTGTGGCCCTCACTGTAA
- the motB gene encoding flagellar motor protein MotB yields MEEQPIIIKRKKVVAGGHHGGSWKVAFADFATAMMAFFLVLWLTATASPEQKKAVEGYFRDPVGFTEGGSPNPVDLEGSASVVTEASPDIESSQIQIEDEVVDELSETLEQRRMEQLFQELKERIEQNETLQEFKDQLLIDITDEGLRIQIVDRSGRPMFDSGRAELKYYSQDILFELAKTLGSVDNKLSLTGHTDATPFGGRPGYTNWELSADRANTARRALVAGGVRQGQIARVVGLSDSVLFDKEDPQAPVNRRISIIVLNKKTVRGIQDSAGRSDEPLIDLTQPSEAEKQEAMQKLESGDWQQDKPEPAPGELSW; encoded by the coding sequence GTGGAAGAACAACCGATCATCATCAAACGCAAGAAGGTGGTTGCCGGCGGTCACCATGGTGGTTCCTGGAAGGTGGCCTTTGCCGACTTTGCGACCGCCATGATGGCGTTCTTCCTGGTGCTGTGGCTGACAGCAACGGCGTCTCCTGAACAGAAAAAGGCCGTTGAGGGTTACTTTCGCGATCCCGTTGGTTTCACCGAGGGTGGTTCCCCCAATCCTGTCGACCTCGAAGGCAGTGCGTCGGTGGTCACCGAGGCGAGTCCTGACATTGAATCCAGTCAGATTCAGATCGAAGACGAAGTGGTGGACGAGCTGTCCGAAACCCTTGAGCAGCGGCGCATGGAGCAACTGTTTCAAGAGCTCAAGGAGCGGATTGAGCAGAACGAGACCCTTCAGGAATTCAAGGATCAGCTGTTGATCGACATCACCGACGAAGGGTTACGCATTCAGATCGTCGATCGGTCAGGACGGCCGATGTTTGATAGTGGCCGTGCCGAGCTCAAATACTATTCTCAGGACATTCTGTTTGAACTGGCGAAAACGCTGGGGTCGGTGGATAACAAGCTCAGCCTGACCGGGCACACCGACGCGACCCCGTTCGGTGGGCGGCCCGGCTACACCAACTGGGAATTGTCTGCGGACCGTGCGAATACGGCCCGGAGGGCGTTGGTGGCAGGCGGTGTCAGGCAGGGGCAGATTGCCCGGGTAGTGGGTCTGAGCGATTCTGTGTTGTTTGACAAGGAGGACCCGCAGGCCCCGGTCAACCGGAGAATCTCCATCATCGTACTGAACAAGAAGACGGTGAGAGGGATTCAGGATAGCGCAGGCCGCAGTGACGAGCCGCTTATCGACCTGACCCAGCCGTCTGAAGCCGAAAAACAGGAAGCAATGCAGAAGCTGGAAAGTGGAGACTGGCAGCAAGACAAGCCCGAACCCGCGCCGGGCGAGCTGAGCTGGTAG
- a CDS encoding EAL domain-containing protein, with amino-acid sequence MQKKNATVHLLILDPDQNDAESLVSLLRNSGKATRAHRITSEEDLEETLKAGNWDLLLARDLEQEFTADDALAMIRRMDKDIPFILLTEESSRERTVAMMKAGAQDTVPFAHTDLLVLTVNRELAALDERRRRRVLESHLREAEQRCQLLLESSKDAIAYINDGMHIYANQSYMEFLGYDDIDDLICIPVLDTLTPESQDKYKEFMKSFVEKGEDGMTLNCTARRSDDHELNVTMSVSAATYDGEACTQIVMQPEHSDAELEEKLRQISSQDLLTGLFNRQHLMDALAENIAKAGKNNETGALAYIALDNFMSMKGQVGIAGADLLLGDLANLLKEQVGEDIVLARLSDDAFCLMSQPCDDKAMAEHSERVRKAVEDHLFDINGRTIQFTVSIGVAAITENSPKAEELMARAHTASSDVRKQEGHEQGNGVLIYNPADYESLDESNSVEAIQKALEDNRFKLLFQPIINLRGEGEEHYEAFVRMLDKDNEEVSPYDFLPPMGPSDTAIKIDRWVILQTIKQLASHRSKGHDTRLFLNLTAETLQDKTFTPWLSVALKAARLPGDSLIFQIREGDANNYLKQAKEFTKAVHELHCKLSISQFGCALNPFNTLKHIETDYVKIDGSFTEEIQKNDEAKEQVKEMVKTLQSSGKLTIIPLVENAGVLATLWQAGVNYIQGYYLQAPVPEMNYDFGDQ; translated from the coding sequence ATGCAGAAAAAGAACGCGACCGTACACCTGTTGATCCTTGATCCCGACCAGAACGATGCCGAATCCCTGGTCAGCCTTCTGAGAAACTCCGGCAAGGCAACCCGAGCTCACCGCATCACGTCCGAGGAAGACCTGGAAGAGACCCTGAAAGCCGGGAACTGGGATCTTTTACTGGCCCGGGATCTTGAGCAGGAATTCACTGCTGACGATGCCCTGGCCATGATCCGGCGGATGGACAAGGATATTCCATTCATTCTGCTGACCGAGGAATCGAGTCGCGAGCGCACAGTTGCCATGATGAAGGCAGGTGCCCAGGACACCGTCCCCTTTGCCCATACCGACCTGTTGGTGCTGACCGTCAACCGCGAACTGGCCGCACTGGATGAGCGTCGGCGCCGCCGGGTTCTTGAATCCCATCTCCGGGAAGCCGAGCAACGTTGTCAGCTCCTGCTGGAAAGCTCCAAGGATGCAATCGCCTATATCAATGACGGCATGCACATTTACGCCAACCAGTCCTACATGGAGTTCCTGGGCTACGACGATATTGACGACCTGATCTGCATCCCGGTGCTCGATACCCTCACGCCGGAAAGTCAGGACAAGTACAAGGAGTTCATGAAGTCATTTGTCGAAAAGGGCGAAGACGGCATGACCCTGAACTGCACAGCCCGGCGCAGTGACGATCACGAACTGAATGTCACCATGTCGGTATCCGCAGCCACCTACGACGGCGAAGCCTGCACCCAGATCGTGATGCAGCCGGAGCACAGCGATGCCGAGCTGGAAGAGAAGCTGCGCCAGATCAGCAGCCAGGATCTTCTGACCGGCTTGTTCAACCGCCAGCATCTGATGGATGCTCTGGCAGAAAACATCGCGAAGGCCGGCAAAAACAATGAAACAGGCGCTCTGGCGTACATTGCCCTCGACAATTTCATGAGCATGAAAGGTCAGGTTGGCATTGCCGGCGCCGATCTGCTCCTGGGTGACCTGGCGAATCTGCTGAAAGAACAGGTCGGCGAGGACATCGTTCTGGCCCGCCTCAGCGATGATGCCTTCTGCCTCATGAGCCAGCCCTGCGACGATAAAGCGATGGCCGAGCACAGTGAGCGCGTTCGCAAGGCTGTGGAAGACCACCTGTTCGATATCAATGGCCGTACAATCCAGTTCACCGTCAGTATCGGTGTCGCAGCCATTACCGAGAATTCGCCCAAGGCGGAAGAGCTTATGGCGCGGGCGCACACGGCGTCGTCCGACGTGCGCAAACAGGAAGGCCACGAACAGGGCAACGGTGTTCTGATCTACAACCCCGCGGATTACGAGTCGCTGGATGAAAGCAACTCCGTCGAGGCCATCCAGAAGGCACTGGAAGACAACCGCTTCAAGCTGCTGTTCCAGCCCATCATTAACCTCCGCGGCGAGGGTGAAGAGCACTATGAGGCGTTTGTCCGCATGCTTGACAAGGACAACGAGGAAGTCTCGCCCTACGACTTCCTGCCCCCGATGGGCCCGTCCGACACCGCCATCAAGATTGACCGCTGGGTGATTCTGCAAACCATCAAGCAACTGGCCAGCCACCGCTCGAAGGGGCACGATACGCGCCTGTTCCTGAACCTCACGGCCGAAACCCTGCAGGACAAGACCTTCACGCCATGGCTCAGTGTTGCCCTCAAGGCCGCACGCCTGCCCGGCGATTCGCTGATTTTCCAGATTCGGGAAGGCGATGCGAACAACTACCTGAAGCAGGCCAAGGAGTTCACCAAGGCCGTCCATGAACTGCACTGCAAATTGTCCATTTCCCAGTTCGGGTGCGCACTCAACCCGTTCAATACCCTCAAGCACATTGAGACGGACTATGTGAAGATCGACGGCTCATTCACGGAAGAAATCCAGAAGAACGACGAAGCCAAGGAACAGGTCAAGGAGATGGTGAAGACCCTGCAAAGCAGCGGTAAGCTTACCATTATTCCCCTGGTGGAAAACGCCGGCGTTCTGGCCACGCTCTGGCAGGCGGGCGTGAACTATATCCAGGGCTACTACCTGCAGGCACCGGTTCCGGAAATGAACTACGACTTCGGCGATCAGTAA
- the motA gene encoding flagellar motor stator protein MotA, protein MLLIIGAVVVLVSVLGGYVLHGGNLMVLWQPTEILIIFGAAIGSFVIANPLHTVKEVFQGMLRQLTGSPFNKSFYMDLLSLLYEIFDKSRKQGVMAIEEDIDNPESSQIFSRYPAIMKSKELLAFITDYLRIISSGNMATHELEGMMENEIDSRQHELEEPSHAVNKIADALPGLGIVAAVLGIVITMNFLSEGPERIGLSVAAALVGTFLGIFMGYGFVGPVSIAMEHSAKYELKAYECTKSAIVATVSGQAPQMAIEFGRKALPTDKRPGFQELNDHVRSK, encoded by the coding sequence ATGTTATTGATTATTGGAGCAGTGGTTGTCCTTGTGAGTGTGCTCGGTGGGTATGTCTTGCATGGCGGCAACCTGATGGTTCTCTGGCAACCCACAGAGATTCTGATTATTTTCGGCGCCGCAATCGGCTCGTTCGTGATTGCCAATCCTCTGCACACGGTCAAGGAAGTGTTTCAGGGCATGCTGCGTCAATTGACCGGGTCGCCGTTCAACAAGTCGTTCTATATGGATCTGCTCAGCCTGCTCTATGAGATCTTCGACAAGTCCCGAAAGCAGGGTGTAATGGCGATCGAAGAGGACATCGATAATCCTGAGTCCAGTCAGATTTTCAGCCGTTATCCGGCGATCATGAAGTCGAAGGAGCTGCTCGCCTTCATCACCGACTACCTGCGCATCATCAGTTCCGGCAACATGGCAACCCATGAGCTTGAGGGCATGATGGAGAATGAGATTGATAGCCGTCAGCATGAGTTGGAAGAGCCATCCCACGCGGTAAACAAGATTGCCGACGCGTTGCCGGGCCTGGGCATTGTTGCCGCGGTGCTCGGCATCGTCATTACCATGAACTTCCTGTCCGAAGGGCCCGAGCGCATTGGTCTGAGTGTTGCCGCGGCACTGGTCGGTACCTTCCTGGGGATCTTCATGGGGTACGGTTTTGTCGGCCCCGTCTCCATTGCCATGGAGCATTCGGCCAAGTACGAGCTGAAAGCTTATGAATGCACCAAATCGGCCATTGTTGCCACTGTGTCCGGCCAGGCGCCGCAGATGGCGATCGAGTTCGGTCGCAAGGCGTTGCCCACCGACAAGCGGCCGGGCTTCCAGGAACTGAACGATCACGTTCGCTCCAAGTGA